In one window of Nocardiopsis aegyptia DNA:
- a CDS encoding FAD-dependent monooxygenase, giving the protein MTTDVEERVSVLVIGAGPTGLTLAIDLGQRGVDCLVVEATGERSANPRCNTTSARSMEIFRRLGIAEDVRRAGLPADYPTSVQYRTTMLGEEIHRLELPSSAQVQAGVGSRDWPTPEPQHRISQLFLEPILEQHALDTVGVALQRGTRLLAIRQHEDRVEAVVETGGRTRTITCDYVIGCDGAHSTVRNALGVRYEGVEAIKKFVSTFVRSPELGRIAAKDRAWTYWTYGRRPAAVIAIDGGELWLNHVAFDPDQDTEKEDPAQLLYEAVGAVVEHEALGTVRWTGRQLVAQRYRKGRVFLAGDAAHIWIPAGGFGMNAGIQDAASLSWMLSAVYQGWAPPSLLDAYELERKPVGEQFAVSVGATAKASLAEVSADIHLDGPDGLRAREELARRLAVTEPHRYSPDGFSFGYHYAQSPLVVGGWPQPLMDMAGYPDEARAGFRMPHSWLPDGRSTLDVIGPGFTLVRTDGSTDATAWTGGAEELSIPLDVVDVLPENPARFPAPLMLVRPDQHIAWLGGALVEPAVDPEAVLRAAAGRS; this is encoded by the coding sequence ATGACCACAGACGTGGAGGAACGAGTCAGCGTACTCGTCATCGGAGCGGGCCCCACAGGGCTGACCCTGGCCATCGACCTCGGGCAGCGGGGCGTCGACTGCCTGGTGGTCGAGGCGACCGGCGAACGGTCCGCCAACCCCCGGTGCAACACCACATCCGCACGATCCATGGAGATCTTCAGGCGCCTGGGGATCGCCGAGGACGTTCGGCGGGCAGGCCTGCCCGCCGACTACCCCACCAGTGTCCAGTACCGCACCACGATGCTGGGGGAGGAGATTCACCGGTTGGAACTTCCCTCGTCAGCGCAAGTGCAGGCAGGCGTCGGATCACGGGACTGGCCCACGCCGGAGCCGCAGCACCGGATCTCGCAGCTCTTCCTGGAACCCATCCTTGAGCAACACGCGCTCGACACGGTCGGTGTGGCCCTTCAACGCGGGACCAGACTGCTGGCGATCCGGCAGCACGAGGACCGTGTGGAGGCCGTCGTCGAGACCGGCGGTCGGACACGGACCATCACCTGCGACTACGTCATCGGGTGCGACGGTGCCCACAGCACGGTGCGGAATGCTCTGGGTGTCAGGTACGAGGGCGTCGAGGCGATCAAGAAGTTCGTCTCCACCTTCGTCCGATCACCCGAACTGGGACGTATCGCGGCCAAGGACCGGGCGTGGACCTACTGGACCTACGGACGCCGCCCCGCAGCGGTCATCGCCATCGACGGCGGCGAGTTGTGGCTCAACCATGTCGCCTTCGACCCCGACCAGGACACCGAGAAGGAGGACCCGGCCCAGCTGCTGTACGAAGCCGTGGGCGCGGTCGTCGAGCACGAGGCGTTGGGAACCGTCCGGTGGACCGGGCGCCAGCTCGTCGCCCAGCGCTACCGGAAGGGGCGTGTGTTCCTCGCGGGCGACGCGGCCCACATCTGGATCCCCGCCGGCGGCTTCGGGATGAACGCCGGCATCCAGGACGCGGCCTCCCTCTCCTGGATGCTGTCCGCCGTCTACCAGGGGTGGGCACCGCCCAGTCTGCTGGACGCCTACGAGCTCGAGCGCAAGCCGGTGGGCGAACAATTCGCCGTCTCGGTCGGAGCGACCGCCAAGGCCTCGCTCGCCGAGGTATCTGCCGATATCCACCTCGACGGCCCGGACGGTCTGCGAGCCCGGGAAGAGCTCGCACGACGGCTGGCCGTGACCGAGCCGCACCGGTACTCACCAGACGGGTTCAGTTTCGGCTACCACTACGCCCAGTCCCCGCTGGTCGTCGGAGGATGGCCGCAACCGCTCATGGACATGGCCGGCTATCCGGATGAAGCCCGGGCGGGCTTCCGGATGCCGCACTCGTGGCTTCCTGACGGACGATCGACCCTCGACGTCATCGGGCCGGGCTTCACCCTCGTGCGCACCGATGGCAGCACGGACGCAACGGCATGGACCGGGGGCGCGGAGGAGCTGTCGATCCCCCTCGACGTCGTCGACGTCCTGCCCGAGAACCCCGCTCGCTTCCCGGCTCCGCTGATGCTCGTCCGTCCGGACCAACACATCGCCTGGCTGGGCGGAGCCCTGGTCGAACCAGCCGTCGATCCCGAGGCCGTGCTCCGTGCGGCTGCCGGACGCTCCTAG
- a CDS encoding alpha/beta fold hydrolase, whose amino-acid sequence MKSERVGSAGSTATETPLLLLHGGGPGVDARSNWRSVWEPLSDRFTCIAPDLLGFGTRIPRAHLPRGPRAWSRARAHQLLELLDQLDLDRVHLVGNSAAGGAAGLALMAMAPGRVSRAVLMGGAGTGPQPVDIPFYGDPTRASMRKTLARLVADQRDHLRLIEELTDLRWRQALAPGAEQAFRAMFDSDEGVERSPDFAGITTPVLALHGELDRVSPIEVSERLVRRLPNARLMVVAAAGHWVHVDRPHEFCTEVEEFLST is encoded by the coding sequence GTGAAGTCAGAACGGGTCGGCTCAGCGGGAAGTACGGCGACCGAGACGCCGCTGCTGCTCCTGCACGGGGGCGGGCCCGGCGTCGATGCGCGAAGCAACTGGCGAAGCGTGTGGGAACCACTCTCGGACCGGTTCACGTGTATCGCCCCGGACCTGCTCGGATTCGGTACGCGGATCCCTCGGGCGCATCTTCCCCGAGGCCCGCGAGCCTGGAGCCGGGCACGTGCGCATCAGCTGCTCGAGCTGCTCGACCAGCTGGACCTGGACCGTGTCCACCTCGTGGGGAACTCGGCGGCGGGCGGCGCCGCGGGGCTGGCGCTCATGGCCATGGCACCTGGGCGCGTCAGCCGTGCCGTGCTCATGGGCGGCGCCGGAACCGGTCCACAACCGGTCGACATCCCGTTCTATGGCGACCCGACACGGGCGTCCATGCGAAAGACCCTGGCGCGACTGGTCGCGGATCAGCGAGATCACCTTCGGCTGATCGAGGAACTCACCGACCTGCGCTGGCGTCAAGCACTGGCTCCAGGCGCGGAGCAGGCCTTCCGCGCCATGTTCGATTCCGATGAGGGCGTCGAGCGATCCCCCGACTTCGCGGGGATCACCACTCCGGTCCTGGCCCTGCACGGCGAACTGGACCGGGTCTCGCCGATCGAGGTCTCCGAGCGCTTGGTGCGGAGACTGCCGAACGCCCGGCTCATGGTGGTCGCCGCGGCCGGACACTGGGTCCACGTGGACCGCCCGCACGAATTCTGTACCGAGGTCGAGGAGTTCTTGAGCACATGA
- a CDS encoding dihydrolipoyl dehydrogenase family protein, with translation MAENIFDVVVIGAGPVGENVADGVVRGGLTAAIVESELVGGECSYWACMPTKALLRDAAALRAVRALPGARGAVTGELDPAAVLQRRDAFASRWDDEGQVTWLRGAGISLFRGVGRISAARTVEVTDADGRVTVLEARQAVVIATGSSAAVPPIHGLADAAPWTSREAAAATSVPERLAVIGGGVVGTEMATAYTALGAQVTMIARDGLLPMVEPFASDLVAETLKAQGVALHLLTEPEKVHRDENGAVRITLVDGTTLDVDEVLVATGRKPNTTDLGLEHVGLAPGDWLHVDDSLRVVLSDGTPADDGWLYAAGDVNRRAPLTHQGKYQARALGDTIVTRAGGTPVDLAPWGRHAATADERAVPQVIFSEPEIAAVGHTAASAEAAGLRVRAVEYDLGALAGSSLHADGYTGRAGMIVDEDRKVLVGFTVVGPDVAELLHAATVAITAEVPIDRLWHAVPAFPTVSEVWLRLLETYGRNA, from the coding sequence ATGGCCGAGAACATCTTTGACGTCGTCGTCATCGGCGCGGGCCCGGTCGGCGAGAACGTCGCAGACGGAGTCGTGCGGGGTGGCCTCACCGCGGCGATCGTGGAAAGCGAACTCGTCGGCGGAGAGTGCTCCTACTGGGCCTGCATGCCGACCAAGGCCCTCCTTCGCGATGCGGCGGCGCTGCGCGCCGTCCGCGCCCTTCCCGGAGCGAGGGGCGCCGTGACCGGAGAGCTGGACCCGGCCGCCGTCCTGCAGCGCCGCGACGCGTTCGCCTCGCGCTGGGACGACGAAGGCCAGGTCACCTGGCTGAGGGGGGCGGGGATCTCCCTGTTCCGCGGCGTCGGACGGATCAGCGCGGCCCGGACCGTCGAGGTGACGGACGCCGACGGACGTGTCACCGTGCTCGAGGCGCGACAGGCGGTCGTCATCGCCACAGGCAGCAGCGCTGCCGTCCCGCCGATTCACGGACTGGCCGACGCCGCACCGTGGACCAGTCGAGAGGCCGCGGCCGCCACGTCCGTCCCGGAACGGCTGGCGGTCATCGGCGGCGGCGTCGTGGGAACCGAGATGGCCACCGCATACACGGCCCTCGGCGCGCAGGTGACGATGATCGCCCGCGACGGCCTGCTCCCCATGGTGGAGCCGTTCGCGAGCGACCTGGTCGCCGAGACGCTGAAGGCGCAGGGTGTGGCACTGCACCTGCTCACCGAGCCCGAGAAAGTCCACCGCGACGAGAACGGGGCCGTGCGCATCACCCTCGTGGACGGCACGACGCTCGACGTGGACGAGGTCCTGGTTGCCACCGGCCGCAAGCCCAACACCACCGACCTCGGCCTCGAGCACGTCGGACTGGCCCCCGGCGACTGGCTGCACGTCGACGACTCTCTGCGGGTCGTCCTCAGTGACGGCACACCGGCAGACGACGGCTGGCTCTACGCCGCCGGTGACGTCAACCGCCGTGCTCCGCTGACGCACCAGGGAAAGTACCAGGCCAGGGCGCTGGGTGACACGATTGTCACTCGTGCCGGCGGCACCCCCGTCGATCTCGCTCCCTGGGGCCGGCACGCGGCCACGGCCGACGAACGAGCTGTTCCACAGGTGATCTTCAGCGAACCGGAGATCGCCGCGGTCGGCCACACCGCCGCCTCCGCCGAGGCTGCGGGGCTGCGCGTCCGAGCGGTTGAGTACGACCTCGGGGCCCTCGCCGGCTCCTCCCTGCACGCCGACGGGTACACCGGGCGGGCCGGCATGATCGTCGACGAGGACAGGAAGGTGCTCGTAGGCTTCACCGTGGTCGGCCCCGACGTCGCGGAGCTGCTGCACGCCGCGACGGTCGCCATCACCGCGGAGGTGCCGATCGATCGGCTGTGGCACGCCGTACCCGCCTTCCCCACCGTCAGCGAGGTCTGGCTCCGGCTCCTCGAGACGTACGGCCGGAACGCGTAA
- a CDS encoding response regulator, with the protein MKTRVLLVDDQESIRSAFRMVLEAQPDMSVVGEAAEGAAALRQVRVLRPDVVLVDIRMPGMDGLELTRRLAGPEVAEPVRVVVVTTFDLDGYVHAALRGGACGFLLKRSGPTLLVEAVRAAVAGESLISPQITVRLLRHLRGPAVSPSVEVLTEREIDVVRLVARGLSNAEIAAELFISAGTAKNHLANAQQKLNVRNRVGVAGWAWSSGLVAAGE; encoded by the coding sequence GTGAAGACCCGGGTGCTGCTGGTCGACGACCAGGAGTCCATCCGCAGCGCGTTCCGGATGGTTCTGGAGGCGCAGCCGGACATGTCCGTGGTGGGTGAGGCGGCCGAGGGGGCGGCGGCCCTGAGGCAGGTGCGCGTGCTGCGCCCCGACGTGGTCCTGGTGGACATCCGGATGCCGGGTATGGACGGGCTCGAGCTCACGCGCCGCCTGGCCGGGCCGGAGGTGGCCGAACCGGTACGGGTCGTGGTGGTGACCACGTTCGACCTGGACGGTTACGTGCACGCGGCGCTGCGGGGCGGGGCGTGCGGGTTCCTCCTGAAGCGTTCGGGGCCGACACTCCTGGTGGAGGCGGTACGCGCGGCAGTCGCCGGTGAGTCGCTGATCAGCCCGCAGATCACCGTGCGGTTGCTGCGCCACCTGAGGGGACCGGCGGTCAGCCCGTCGGTGGAGGTGCTGACGGAGCGGGAGATCGATGTGGTGCGGTTGGTGGCCCGCGGTCTCAGCAACGCCGAGATCGCGGCCGAACTGTTCATCAGCGCGGGCACCGCCAAGAACCACCTGGCGAACGCACAGCAGAAGCTGAACGTGCGCAACCGTGTGGGCGTCGCCGGTTGGGCCTGGTCGAGTGGGCTGGTCGCGGCCGGAGAGTGA
- a CDS encoding sensor histidine kinase, which produces MWDIRWARAAMTGVLACALGLWAAVLPWAWTPAAAALAVSGGLVWWPRSRGWLAWLAGGAGTASLTATLGHHVLGWPGLPPWGMVEAAFLCALVGLVARWAPEQRDVAGNGAPAGPGAVAVWGTVAGAVLAGAGAATSVLRAIPTTVSAPLDPADAVFVVAVWTLGPLAAAAVGLFLRYLAERRDREVAWARQAQRMELAHDLHDYVAHDVSAMVAQAQAAGVVIEDREAVLAALARIEASGLAAMASMDRTVGVLRDRSGQERGFAGVAELPELVERFGDTARLTMDPRLADAVPRELAGTVHRVVAESLTNVRRHAPAMTEVEVAVRLVAEDVEVVVRNDSVGVVPAEPGRRGGVGLPALAERVGALSGTFEAGPQGGGWLVRARLPLTVGPGGTGGSYTGGTRGGGQR; this is translated from the coding sequence ATGTGGGACATCAGGTGGGCCAGAGCGGCGATGACCGGGGTGCTCGCGTGCGCACTGGGTCTCTGGGCAGCCGTGCTTCCGTGGGCGTGGACACCGGCCGCGGCCGCGTTGGCCGTGTCCGGAGGCCTCGTGTGGTGGCCCCGTTCCCGGGGATGGCTGGCCTGGTTGGCCGGAGGCGCGGGTACGGCCTCACTCACCGCGACGCTGGGCCATCACGTGCTGGGCTGGCCGGGCCTGCCGCCTTGGGGGATGGTGGAGGCCGCGTTCCTGTGCGCGCTGGTCGGACTGGTGGCTCGTTGGGCTCCGGAGCAGAGGGACGTTGCGGGGAACGGCGCACCGGCCGGCCCGGGCGCCGTGGCGGTCTGGGGCACGGTTGCGGGCGCGGTCCTGGCCGGTGCGGGCGCGGCGACGAGTGTCCTGCGGGCGATCCCGACCACCGTTTCGGCGCCCTTGGACCCCGCGGACGCGGTTTTCGTGGTGGCGGTGTGGACCCTGGGGCCGCTCGCGGCCGCCGCGGTGGGACTCTTCCTGCGGTACCTCGCCGAACGCCGGGATCGGGAGGTCGCCTGGGCACGGCAGGCCCAGCGCATGGAACTCGCCCATGACCTGCACGACTACGTGGCCCACGACGTCAGTGCGATGGTCGCCCAGGCCCAGGCGGCGGGGGTGGTGATCGAGGACCGTGAGGCGGTACTCGCGGCGCTGGCCAGGATCGAGGCCTCCGGTCTCGCGGCGATGGCGTCCATGGACCGGACGGTCGGGGTACTGCGCGACCGGTCCGGGCAGGAGCGCGGTTTCGCCGGGGTGGCCGAACTTCCGGAGCTGGTGGAGCGGTTCGGGGACACGGCGCGGTTGACCATGGACCCGAGGCTGGCGGACGCGGTCCCGCGTGAGCTGGCGGGGACCGTGCACCGAGTCGTGGCGGAGTCGCTCACCAACGTGCGTCGGCACGCTCCGGCGATGACGGAAGTGGAGGTCGCGGTGCGGTTGGTGGCCGAGGACGTGGAGGTGGTCGTGCGCAACGACTCCGTCGGGGTGGTGCCCGCAGAGCCCGGGCGCCGCGGCGGGGTCGGGCTGCCTGCTCTGGCTGAGCGGGTCGGCGCGCTGTCGGGCACGTTCGAGGCCGGGCCGCAGGGCGGTGGCTGGCTCGTTCGGGCCCGGCTCCCGTTGACGGTGGGTCCCGGGGGCACGGGTGGCTCGTACACGGGCGGCACCCGCGGGGGTGGGCAACGGTGA
- a CDS encoding TspO/MBR family protein, which produces MTITSPERRHRGSGALVGLVVFVAAVAAAALVGVLLSPDTAQEYARLEAPDWAPPSWLFGPVWTTLYAMIALAGWLVWRRFGWKGARLALSLFALQLLLNAAWSPLFFTLGLRGTAFADIVVLWVVLCATIALFARLSRPAAWLLVPYWAWTTFATLLSFTMWRLNAGG; this is translated from the coding sequence GTGACGATCACATCTCCCGAGCGGCGACACCGCGGCTCCGGCGCGCTGGTGGGCCTCGTGGTGTTCGTGGCGGCGGTAGCCGCCGCCGCTCTGGTGGGCGTGCTCCTGAGCCCTGACACCGCCCAGGAGTACGCACGGCTCGAAGCGCCGGACTGGGCGCCCCCGTCCTGGCTGTTCGGTCCCGTGTGGACGACCCTCTACGCCATGATCGCCCTGGCGGGATGGCTGGTGTGGCGACGTTTCGGCTGGAAGGGGGCGCGTCTGGCGCTTTCGCTGTTCGCGCTGCAGCTGCTGCTCAACGCCGCGTGGAGTCCCCTGTTCTTCACCCTGGGCCTGCGCGGAACCGCCTTCGCCGACATCGTCGTGCTCTGGGTGGTCCTGTGCGCGACGATCGCCCTCTTCGCGAGGCTCTCGCGTCCGGCGGCCTGGCTCCTGGTCCCCTACTGGGCGTGGACGACCTTCGCCACGCTGCTGAGCTTCACCATGTGGCGGCTCAACGCCGGGGGGTAG
- a CDS encoding MFS transporter, translated as MTKTPRRRKGGAPSDLRAWLGLLIVLGPVLLVSMDGSILFLAMPRVSQALAPSADQALWILDVYGFAVGSLLIAFGNLGDRYGRLRLLLVGATVFGLGSVGAALAPTPELLIAARALMGAAGATLLPSALAVLSELFPEPRRRARAIGIFAAAFAAGFAIGPVVGGVLLERFWWGSVFLVNLPVIALFLVFAPILLGEVRATRPGRVDVLSVATSAAGLLLAIYGLKHLAAEGTSPASLAALVLGLALVAWFAARQRTLDDPLIDFSLFRDRVFTIAIITGLLPLAAWSAIAYLAGMYLQSVLGLDVLRAALLALPGAAVLTLTSIVTPAVVDRVGKRAVLVTAHVAIAVGLLLLLATTVGGGTVWYVLSAAIAGIGYGISFSVVADTAVGAVPPERAGSAGAIAETSNEIGNALGIALLGSLAALVFRLQGPGLAPTLDETLHLPELAGAAALEARTAFVGGLHLVAVVASALHVVLGAAALRWLPRPRPRDLREVPDGVLGSTAEGEVDDHGAGV; from the coding sequence ATGACGAAGACACCACGACGCCGGAAGGGCGGCGCACCCTCCGACCTCCGGGCCTGGCTCGGCCTCCTGATCGTTCTCGGACCCGTCCTCCTCGTGTCCATGGACGGCTCGATCCTGTTCCTGGCCATGCCCCGGGTCAGCCAGGCCCTCGCACCGAGCGCCGACCAGGCGCTGTGGATCCTGGACGTGTACGGCTTCGCCGTCGGCTCCCTGCTGATCGCCTTCGGCAACCTCGGCGACCGCTACGGCCGGCTGCGCCTGCTGCTGGTCGGAGCGACGGTGTTCGGCCTCGGTTCCGTCGGAGCGGCCCTCGCGCCGACACCCGAACTGCTGATCGCCGCCCGGGCCCTGATGGGGGCGGCCGGGGCGACCCTGCTGCCCTCCGCGCTCGCCGTCCTGAGCGAACTGTTCCCCGAGCCGCGGCGCAGGGCACGGGCCATCGGCATCTTCGCCGCCGCGTTCGCGGCCGGTTTCGCGATCGGCCCGGTCGTGGGCGGCGTGCTGCTGGAGCGGTTCTGGTGGGGCTCGGTGTTCCTGGTGAACCTGCCCGTCATCGCCCTGTTCCTGGTGTTCGCGCCGATCCTCCTCGGCGAGGTGCGCGCCACCCGTCCCGGACGCGTCGACGTCCTGAGCGTGGCGACCTCAGCGGCGGGACTGCTGCTCGCGATCTACGGCCTCAAGCACCTGGCGGCCGAGGGGACGTCCCCCGCCTCCCTGGCCGCTCTCGTCCTCGGGCTCGCCCTGGTGGCGTGGTTCGCCGCGCGCCAGCGGACCCTCGACGACCCGCTGATCGACTTCTCCCTCTTCCGCGACCGCGTCTTCACCATCGCGATCATCACCGGCCTGCTGCCGCTGGCCGCCTGGTCGGCGATCGCCTACCTGGCCGGGATGTACCTGCAGTCCGTTCTCGGCCTCGACGTCCTGCGCGCGGCCCTGCTCGCCCTGCCGGGCGCGGCGGTCCTGACGCTCACCTCGATCGTCACTCCCGCCGTCGTCGACCGCGTCGGCAAGCGCGCGGTGCTGGTCACCGCCCACGTCGCCATCGCGGTGGGCCTGCTGCTCCTGCTCGCCACCACGGTCGGCGGGGGGACGGTCTGGTACGTCCTGTCCGCGGCCATCGCGGGCATCGGCTACGGGATCTCCTTCAGCGTCGTCGCCGACACCGCCGTCGGCGCGGTGCCGCCCGAACGCGCCGGCTCGGCCGGGGCCATCGCCGAGACGAGCAACGAGATCGGCAACGCGCTCGGCATCGCCCTCCTCGGCTCCCTCGCCGCCCTGGTGTTCCGCCTCCAGGGCCCGGGCCTGGCCCCGACGCTGGACGAGACCCTGCACCTGCCGGAACTCGCCGGCGCCGCCGCACTGGAGGCGAGGACGGCCTTCGTCGGCGGCCTGCACCTGGTCGCCGTGGTCGCGTCGGCGCTGCACGTGGTCCTCGGCGCGGCGGCCCTCCGCTGGCTCCCCCGGCCCCGGCCGCGTGACCTCCGCGAAGTCCCTGACGGGGTCCTAGGATCGACTGCGGAGGGGGAGGTGGACGACCATGGTGCAGGAGTCTGA
- a CDS encoding helix-turn-helix transcriptional regulator — protein sequence MESLGTFLKNRRDRITPADIGLRTYGSSRRVPGLRREELAQLAGVSAGYYTRLEQGLAETASEQVLDSLARVLRLDDVEAAHLRNLARRSTRSGLSEPPEEHPHDRVLALLDALDEATPAVVLGRRGDVLAWNRAGHAITAEHLPFDAPRDPDRRPSVPRLFFLDPLTRDLYRNWSELAEIHVGYLRLTAGRYPDDARLAALIGEITMGSSAFASLWADGEVMDCTAAPMHLQHPTAGALSVTYQVWLQPDSPDHRLEVYTPNDSGSADALRLLARPEEAPGDARRTPVRP from the coding sequence ATGGAGAGCCTCGGGACGTTTCTGAAGAACCGCCGTGACCGGATCACCCCCGCCGACATCGGCTTGCGGACCTACGGGAGCTCCCGCCGTGTGCCCGGGCTGCGGCGCGAGGAGCTCGCCCAGCTCGCCGGGGTGAGCGCGGGCTACTACACGCGGCTGGAGCAGGGGCTGGCCGAGACCGCCTCCGAGCAGGTCCTCGACTCCCTGGCCCGGGTGCTGCGGCTCGACGACGTGGAGGCCGCGCACCTGCGCAACCTCGCCCGCCGCTCGACCAGGTCCGGGCTGAGCGAACCCCCCGAGGAGCATCCGCACGACCGCGTCCTCGCCCTCCTCGACGCGCTCGACGAGGCCACGCCGGCGGTCGTGCTGGGCCGGCGCGGCGACGTCCTGGCCTGGAATCGCGCCGGTCACGCGATCACCGCGGAGCACCTGCCCTTCGACGCCCCGCGCGACCCGGACCGGCGCCCGTCGGTCCCGCGCCTGTTCTTCCTCGACCCCCTCACCCGCGACCTCTACCGCAACTGGTCCGAGCTCGCCGAGATCCACGTCGGCTACCTGCGCCTGACCGCCGGCCGCTACCCCGACGACGCCCGGCTGGCCGCGCTCATCGGCGAGATCACCATGGGCAGCTCCGCCTTCGCGTCGTTGTGGGCCGACGGCGAGGTCATGGACTGCACCGCGGCGCCGATGCACCTCCAGCACCCCACGGCCGGTGCGCTCAGCGTGACCTACCAGGTGTGGCTCCAGCCGGACAGCCCCGACCACCGCCTGGAGGTCTACACCCCGAACGACTCCGGTTCGGCCGACGCGCTGCGCCTCCTGGCCAGGCCGGAGGAGGCGCCGGGCGACGCGCGGAGGACCCCGGTACGGCCGTAG
- a CDS encoding NAD-dependent epimerase/dehydratase family protein, whose product MSFHVIVGAGALGTSLALQLADAGTRVRIVTRSGGGPEHPLVERVKADATDADELARLTRGAEVLYNCANPPSYEMWERLWPPLAASLLEAAERTGAVLAIGGNLYGYGPVEGPIHRDLPLAATDHKGRLRARMWAEALARHEAGAVRVTEVRASDYMGSMKPMGSYPELYADQARVRRRVFTFADPDQVHSVTYVPDVARTLAAVATDERAWGLGWHVPSPEARTVREMVADMAREFGVGRPSVSRIPRPLLRGAFRFSPFLREVGELLYQWDAPYVIDADVTTEVFGVEATPWEEIVRATAAGLEARASHGSRGPRGSRAGRASRPGSPTRSS is encoded by the coding sequence ATGTCTTTCCACGTCATCGTCGGCGCCGGAGCGCTCGGCACCTCCCTCGCCCTCCAGCTCGCCGACGCCGGTACCCGGGTCCGGATCGTCACGCGCTCCGGCGGCGGTCCCGAGCACCCGCTGGTCGAGCGGGTGAAGGCCGACGCGACCGACGCGGACGAGCTCGCCCGGCTCACGCGCGGCGCCGAGGTCCTCTACAACTGCGCCAACCCGCCCTCCTACGAGATGTGGGAGCGGCTCTGGCCCCCGCTGGCCGCGTCCCTGCTGGAGGCCGCCGAGCGGACCGGAGCGGTCCTGGCCATCGGCGGCAACCTCTACGGCTACGGCCCGGTCGAGGGGCCGATCCACCGCGACCTGCCCCTGGCCGCGACCGATCACAAGGGGCGGCTGCGCGCGCGGATGTGGGCGGAGGCGCTGGCCCGCCACGAGGCGGGCGCCGTCCGGGTGACCGAGGTGCGCGCCTCGGACTACATGGGCTCCATGAAGCCGATGGGCAGCTACCCCGAGCTCTACGCCGACCAGGCGCGCGTCCGGCGCCGCGTGTTCACCTTCGCCGACCCCGACCAGGTGCACAGCGTCACCTACGTGCCCGACGTCGCCCGCACACTGGCCGCGGTGGCCACCGACGAGCGGGCGTGGGGGCTGGGCTGGCACGTGCCCTCGCCCGAGGCGCGCACGGTACGGGAGATGGTGGCCGACATGGCGCGGGAGTTCGGGGTCGGCCGCCCCTCCGTGTCGCGGATCCCGCGGCCGCTGTTGCGGGGGGCCTTCCGGTTCTCTCCGTTCCTGCGGGAAGTGGGGGAACTGCTCTACCAGTGGGACGCCCCCTACGTCATCGACGCCGACGTGACCACGGAGGTCTTCGGGGTCGAGGCGACGCCGTGGGAGGAGATCGTGCGCGCCACGGCCGCCGGGCTCGAGGCGCGGGCCTCCCATGGCTCCCGCGGCCCGCGTGGCTCGCGGGCGGGGCGGGCGTCACGTCCGGGCAGCCCGACCCGGTCGTCGTGA
- a CDS encoding TetR/AcrR family transcriptional regulator has product MSGIRDRVRAEYVAEITEVARRHLAERGAAGLSVRAVTRELGMAASAVYRYFPNRDALLTALIVAAYEGAADAAGEAESAVDRDDHVGRWTAVFRAVRAWALAHPHEYALIYGSPVPGYAAPRDTTEPATRVVLLLTRIAHDARLGPGLDPADRTPVPPELRADLVARIGDVAADMDPDQAEMLTSAPPETALAVIDAWTALFGTVGFELFGHYDNIIDAREAHLERVARTTARAVGLPGA; this is encoded by the coding sequence ATGTCTGGCATCCGAGACCGCGTCCGCGCCGAGTACGTCGCCGAGATCACCGAGGTCGCCCGCCGCCACCTCGCCGAACGCGGCGCGGCCGGCCTCTCGGTGCGCGCCGTCACGCGCGAGCTCGGCATGGCCGCGTCGGCGGTCTACCGGTACTTCCCGAACCGCGACGCGCTGCTGACCGCGCTCATCGTCGCGGCCTACGAAGGGGCGGCGGACGCGGCGGGCGAGGCGGAGTCCGCCGTCGACCGCGACGACCACGTGGGCCGCTGGACCGCCGTCTTCCGGGCGGTCCGCGCGTGGGCGCTGGCCCACCCGCACGAGTACGCCCTGATCTACGGCTCACCGGTGCCGGGCTACGCCGCGCCGCGCGACACCACCGAGCCGGCCACCCGCGTCGTCCTGCTCCTCACCCGGATCGCCCACGACGCCCGCCTGGGGCCGGGGCTGGACCCCGCGGACCGCACACCCGTGCCGCCGGAGCTGCGGGCCGACCTCGTGGCCCGTATCGGGGACGTCGCCGCCGACATGGACCCCGACCAGGCCGAGATGCTCACCAGTGCCCCGCCCGAGACGGCCCTCGCCGTCATCGACGCGTGGACGGCGCTGTTCGGAACGGTCGGCTTCGAGCTCTTCGGCCACTACGACAACATCATCGACGCCCGCGAGGCACACCTGGAGCGCGTGGCGCGCACGACGGCACGCGCCGTCGGCCTCCCCGGAGCCTGA